The following DNA comes from Desulfovibrio sp..
AGAGAGTTGGAGCACACCAGCTCGGCCAGATTGTCATTGACGTGTGCTGGGGAACGGTGGAGGGGCTTTTGTTCGAACAAAACCACTTCGTGCCCGCTGCGGGCCAGCCGCAGGGCACATTCACAACCAGCAAGACCACCGCCCACCAGGGCTACGGACAATTTCTGCATATGATCTCCTCTGCCCGGCAGCATCTAAAAAAAGCGTGCTTATGGCAAGCGCCGCGTAACCATGCCGATGCGGCCCTTGTCTCAGGGTGTCAAAACGCGACAGGCGCGGCGCACAGACAGATTATTTTTTCACAAGGGGGCGGGTGCTCTTCCCTTTAACAGCCAAAAAAAGTACGATAAAATGATTAGTATCATCTAGGAATATTCATGGCCAAACCAGGCAGCACATTCGCAACCGTTCTCTGCATAGCATTGTTTTTTGCAACACTGCTTGTGATCGTGCGCGAATACACCAGAGAAACGACGGGACACCTGTCGCAGGACATCACCACCCGTCTTGCCGAAGTGAGCCAACGTGCTGCTGACGAATTTGGACAGAATATTGATCTGCAGCTCAACGAGCTGCAAAGTATAGCCAGCTTCATGGCGCAGGATACCTGCACGCAGCCCAGCAAATGCCTGCAGCACTACGCCCCCCTGTTGCGCGCCGCTGGCCTGAAAAATTTTGCCCTGGTGGCGCTGGACGGCACGGGCTTCTGCTCCGAGATTGGCTCTGCCTTTGACCTTGAGCGCACCCGCAAAAAAGAGCTGTTTCTCCGCGCGCTCACCGGCACGGCGTGTTTTGGCGCCATTTCAGACGACAATGGCGCCAAGCTGGCCATAGCTGTGCCCCTGATTCGGGACGGCAAGGTTATTTCCATTCTTCTGGGTGAGTTTGAAAACAGCATCATGAAAAAAAGTCTTGTCACAAGGGCCTTTGGCGACAAGACCTGTATCATGGTTTTTGATGACAAGGGGCGCTTGCTGTTCTGGGCCGTTGCCCCTGGCTACGACATTGAGCAGACATTTCCGCAACTGGAAGAAAAGGGCCTGCCGCCCTCGCTTCAGGAGCATCTGCTGGCTGTTTTTGCAGATCCGGGCAACCGTCCCAACCGCTTCATCAGGGACGACGATCACGCCTACTACCTGACGCACATTCCCCTTGAAAAATATGGCTTGCAGGTGGTCTCCCTGCTACCGGAAGAAGTCGTGGACCATCTGGTGGACAGGCAGAACACCATCACCTCCACCCTGGCCTGGCGCATGTCTGTGCTGGCTCTTCTGGTGCTGGTTTTCATCATCACCATTCTGCAGCGCGACAACCGCACCATTCGCCAGCAGCAGGAGGACTACCGCTCCATCATCTCAAGCATTTCCGGGGGGGTCATCAAGTTCTCCGGCCTGCATGGCGCTTTTCAGTTTATCAGCCCCAATTTTCTCAAAATGCTTGGCTATCGGCCGGAAGAATTCGCGCAACGGTTTGGAGAGAATTTTGCGCTGTCCATCCACGAAGCTGACCGCGAAACTGCGCTGCGCACCATGCAGCAGCAACTGGATGCCGGCATTCCCATTGATGTGGAGTACCGTACCACCGCAAAAAACGGCAACCTTGTCTGGCTGTACCATAAAGGCTCGCTCGTGCAGCCAGGGTCGGGCCAGGCTTACATTCAGAGCATTGTTTTCGACATCACGCACAATAAGGAAACCGTTCAGGCCAAGCGCATTTCTGACGAGCGCTACCAGTTCATCCTGGAGCAGCACGACATCATCATCTTTGAGCAGAATCTTATCAGCGGGCATTTTTCCTGTTCTGCCAAATGGATCCAGACTTTTGGAAAGGTTTTCAACATCCTTGAGCCAGAAGCCGAGCCGGGGCTTATTCCCGTTCATGAGGACGACAAGGAGCTTCTTAAAGAGTTTCAAAAGAGCGTTCACAACAATCTGCGTAAAAGCAAGGTTCTTGTGGAGGTGCGCCTGCGTGACGCCAGCGGCCTGTACCACTGGTACCGCGTCGAAGCTTCAAACCTCATCAGCGCCCAGGGCAAACCCATCTATATTATTGGGATCATTACCGACATCGACAAGCAGAAACAGCTTGAACTGCGACTGCGCACGCAGGCCACGCGCGACAGCGCCACCGGCATGCACAACAAGCGCGCCACAGAGCAGGCCATCTCGCGCTTTTTGAGTTTGCACAATAATCTCGGGCCTGATGCTTTCGCCATGTTCATGATAGATTTTGACAATTTCAAAAGCATCAACGACAAGTTCGGCCATGCGGTGGGCGACAAGGCCATTTATCAGATGGCCCAGATCATACGGCGCAACTTCCGCAGCACGGACATTGTGGGCCGTGTCGGCGGCGACGAGTTCCTGGTGTTCTGCACCGAACCCATGCCCCAGCACAAGATACGTGAACGCGCCACAGTGCTTGTCGAGCAACTGCACCTGCAATGCGGCAACCATGATGATGAGGACATCGCCCTGACCGCCAGCGTGGGCATTGCCTGCGACCCCTCTGACGGGCACACCTTTACCGATTTGTACAAGCATGCCGACATGGCCACATATGAAGCCAAACGGCGCGGCCGCAACCAGTGCGTCTTTTAT
Coding sequences within:
- a CDS encoding FAD-dependent oxidoreductase encodes the protein MQKLSVALVGGGLAGCECALRLARSGHEVVLFEQKPLHRSPAHVNDNLAELVCSNSLRSDELTSGVGLLKAEMRALGSRFMEAADACRVPAGKAL
- a CDS encoding diguanylate cyclase codes for the protein MAKPGSTFATVLCIALFFATLLVIVREYTRETTGHLSQDITTRLAEVSQRAADEFGQNIDLQLNELQSIASFMAQDTCTQPSKCLQHYAPLLRAAGLKNFALVALDGTGFCSEIGSAFDLERTRKKELFLRALTGTACFGAISDDNGAKLAIAVPLIRDGKVISILLGEFENSIMKKSLVTRAFGDKTCIMVFDDKGRLLFWAVAPGYDIEQTFPQLEEKGLPPSLQEHLLAVFADPGNRPNRFIRDDDHAYYLTHIPLEKYGLQVVSLLPEEVVDHLVDRQNTITSTLAWRMSVLALLVLVFIITILQRDNRTIRQQQEDYRSIISSISGGVIKFSGLHGAFQFISPNFLKMLGYRPEEFAQRFGENFALSIHEADRETALRTMQQQLDAGIPIDVEYRTTAKNGNLVWLYHKGSLVQPGSGQAYIQSIVFDITHNKETVQAKRISDERYQFILEQHDIIIFEQNLISGHFSCSAKWIQTFGKVFNILEPEAEPGLIPVHEDDKELLKEFQKSVHNNLRKSKVLVEVRLRDASGLYHWYRVEASNLISAQGKPIYIIGIITDIDKQKQLELRLRTQATRDSATGMHNKRATEQAISRFLSLHNNLGPDAFAMFMIDFDNFKSINDKFGHAVGDKAIYQMAQIIRRNFRSTDIVGRVGGDEFLVFCTEPMPQHKIRERATVLVEQLHLQCGNHDDEDIALTASVGIACDPSDGHTFTDLYKHADMATYEAKRRGRNQCVFYAELTASEQQSARESRQAEGKEA